One Methylomarinovum tepidoasis DNA window includes the following coding sequences:
- a CDS encoding RNA-guided endonuclease InsQ/TnpB family protein: MAHRKVTYRLYPTPRQIEALERQRWVHCLLWNTALDERRRAWQEDRVSLSFSDQCKALTGWRAQSSLLRSVNAQSEQVTLKRLGLAFQHFFRRVKRGETPGFPRFKPLHRFKGWGYKTHGDGWRLLSGPGMKHGKLRLSGVGEMRIRGKARTVGEPKTCEIMHRRGKWYASVTVECEPERQGGKRIGGLDWGLETFATIASSEGVERIENPRHLQSSLEQIRTVQKRISRKEEAAKQASGKLKGFPISKRLRKEYALLGRLHEKVANQRRDFLHQTSARLIATFAVLGLEALNIRRMTAKGGSYKRGLNRSILDAAGGMLHQMLGYKAEEAGALAMEADPRRLKPSQRCHRCGRLEKKPLSQRWHDCPCGASCSRDENAARVLMAWVMEQIGGREPAEAWREVRPASPLGEPALP; the protein is encoded by the coding sequence AACACGGCGCTGGACGAACGCCGCAGGGCCTGGCAGGAAGATCGGGTTTCCCTCTCCTTTTCGGACCAGTGCAAGGCATTGACCGGATGGCGGGCGCAATCGTCCTTGCTGCGGTCGGTCAACGCCCAGTCCGAACAGGTGACGTTAAAGCGTTTAGGTTTGGCCTTCCAACACTTCTTCCGCCGGGTGAAGCGCGGTGAGACGCCGGGGTTTCCCCGCTTCAAGCCGCTGCATCGTTTCAAAGGATGGGGTTACAAGACCCACGGAGATGGCTGGCGGCTGCTTTCCGGTCCTGGGATGAAGCACGGCAAGTTGCGCCTGTCGGGGGTGGGCGAGATGCGCATCCGGGGCAAGGCCCGGACGGTCGGTGAACCCAAAACCTGCGAGATTATGCACCGCCGCGGCAAATGGTACGCCTCGGTCACGGTCGAATGCGAGCCTGAACGGCAGGGCGGGAAGCGGATTGGCGGTCTGGACTGGGGTTTGGAGACGTTCGCCACCATCGCCTCATCGGAAGGGGTGGAACGGATCGAAAATCCCCGGCATTTGCAGAGCTCCCTGGAGCAAATCCGCACCGTGCAAAAACGCATCTCCCGCAAGGAGGAAGCGGCGAAACAGGCCAGCGGCAAATTGAAAGGCTTTCCCATCTCCAAGCGTTTGAGGAAGGAATACGCCCTTTTGGGCAGGTTGCATGAAAAGGTGGCCAACCAGCGCCGGGATTTTCTCCACCAGACCAGCGCCCGGCTGATCGCCACCTTTGCGGTTTTGGGGCTGGAGGCATTGAACATCCGGCGCATGACGGCAAAGGGAGGGTCGTACAAACGCGGTTTGAACCGCAGCATTCTCGATGCCGCAGGCGGCATGCTCCATCAGATGCTCGGGTACAAAGCGGAAGAGGCTGGTGCCTTAGCGATGGAAGCAGACCCCCGGCGGCTCAAACCCAGCCAGCGTTGTCACCGCTGCGGCAGGCTGGAGAAAAAGCCCCTGTCGCAGCGCTGGCATGATTGTCCTTGTGGGGCGTCTTGTTCACGCGATGAGAACGCCGCCAGGGTGCTTATGGCCTGGGTCATGGAACAGATTGGCGGCCGGGAACCGGCCGAGGCGTGGAGGGAGGTAAGACCGGCAAGCCCTTTGGGCGAACCGGCGCTCCCGTAG
- a CDS encoding TMEM165/GDT1 family protein gives MEADWLTWGRSETLAAAAAFALVFLAEFGDKSQLVCMTLAARHRPWPVLLGAVVAFALLDALAVVFGATVAGWLPRWLVGLAVGLLFAGFGIHALTAGEEADGDEVVAARSGHGIFFTTFALIFMAEFGDKTQLAVAGLSLASPPQAVWAGATAALAATSALGVAAGRTLLRYLSLTWIHRLGGIVFLILATLVLLHTQPWARIGAWLRQCWEAFQASI, from the coding sequence GTGGAAGCGGACTGGCTGACCTGGGGGCGGTCGGAGACGCTGGCGGCAGCGGCCGCGTTCGCGCTGGTGTTCCTGGCCGAATTCGGCGACAAGAGCCAGCTGGTGTGCATGACCCTGGCCGCCCGCCACCGGCCCTGGCCGGTGCTGCTGGGGGCGGTGGTGGCCTTCGCCCTGCTCGACGCTCTGGCGGTTGTCTTCGGCGCTACCGTGGCGGGTTGGCTGCCGCGGTGGCTGGTGGGGCTGGCCGTGGGGCTGCTGTTTGCCGGTTTCGGGATTCACGCCCTGACGGCCGGCGAGGAAGCGGACGGGGACGAGGTGGTGGCCGCACGCAGCGGCCACGGCATCTTCTTCACTACCTTCGCCCTCATCTTCATGGCCGAATTCGGCGACAAGACCCAGCTCGCCGTCGCCGGTCTCAGCCTCGCCTCGCCGCCCCAGGCGGTGTGGGCCGGCGCCACCGCCGCCCTGGCGGCGACTTCGGCCCTGGGAGTGGCGGCTGGCCGCACCCTGCTGCGTTATCTGTCGCTCACCTGGATCCACCGCCTCGGCGGGATCGTCTTTCTGATCCTGGCGACGCTGGTCCTGCTGCACACCCAGCCCTGGGCGCGGATCGGCGCCTGGTTGCGGCAATGCTGGGAGGCGTTTCAGGCCTCGATCTGA
- a CDS encoding DUF3135 domain-containing protein gives MRPRPQDQDFDFEAWMRLARSDPEGFEARRRQLIEAHIAARPPEDRERLRRLQWRIDREIQRHGNPLGACVHLHRWMFDSLARQQQALETLLNGASATPRQTARVVPLRPQR, from the coding sequence ATGCGACCGCGACCCCAGGATCAGGATTTCGACTTCGAGGCTTGGATGCGACTGGCCCGGAGCGATCCGGAGGGTTTCGAAGCCCGCCGCCGCCAGCTGATCGAGGCCCACATCGCCGCCCGCCCCCCAGAGGACCGGGAACGCCTGCGCCGCCTACAGTGGCGCATCGACCGGGAGATTCAGCGTCACGGGAATCCGCTGGGAGCCTGCGTTCATCTGCATCGGTGGATGTTCGACAGCCTCGCCCGTCAGCAGCAGGCCCTTGAAACCCTGCTGAACGGCGCCTCCGCCACACCCCGGCAAACCGCCCGGGTGGTTCCCCTGCGACCTCAGCGGTAA
- a CDS encoding ZIP family metal transporter, which translates to MNWTALQQRWEHHLETWRYGLEAQPWYRRVRSWPLAGQIAAAAGVFALSQIVVFGLLYLVFGITVVVGFFASFLAGLATVLGALPAVLFREISFRTVNFMMGMAAGIMLSATAYSLVEPGVEFGNELWPGKGVYLVIAGMLLGAWFLDWADRTIPHELFAADQETGATLRRVWLFVAAITLHNFPEGLSVGVSFGSGDWNNGTLLAIAIGAQNIPEGLAVALPLLTIGYKPWKAVAIALISGLVEPVGGFLGVTLVTVFHTLLPLAMGFAAGAMLYVIAYEIIPEMHAKERSSIATFGVLIGFAVMTVLESTLG; encoded by the coding sequence ATGAACTGGACAGCCCTGCAGCAGCGGTGGGAACATCACTTGGAAACCTGGCGGTACGGGTTGGAAGCCCAGCCGTGGTACCGCCGGGTCCGATCCTGGCCCCTGGCCGGGCAGATCGCCGCTGCCGCCGGCGTGTTCGCGCTCAGCCAGATCGTGGTCTTCGGGTTGCTCTACCTCGTCTTCGGGATCACCGTGGTGGTGGGCTTCTTCGCCAGTTTCCTCGCCGGGCTGGCCACGGTGCTCGGGGCGTTGCCGGCGGTGCTGTTCCGGGAAATCTCCTTTCGCACCGTCAACTTTATGATGGGCATGGCGGCGGGCATCATGCTGTCGGCGACCGCCTATTCCCTGGTGGAGCCGGGAGTGGAATTCGGCAATGAACTGTGGCCCGGCAAGGGGGTTTACCTCGTCATCGCCGGCATGCTGCTGGGGGCCTGGTTTCTGGACTGGGCCGACCGCACCATTCCCCACGAGCTGTTCGCCGCGGACCAGGAAACCGGCGCGACCCTGCGGCGGGTATGGCTGTTCGTCGCCGCCATCACCCTGCACAATTTCCCCGAGGGCCTGTCGGTGGGGGTCAGCTTCGGCAGTGGCGATTGGAACAACGGCACCTTGCTGGCCATCGCCATCGGCGCCCAGAACATTCCCGAGGGGCTGGCGGTGGCCCTGCCGCTGCTCACCATCGGTTACAAGCCCTGGAAGGCGGTGGCGATCGCCCTGATCTCCGGCCTGGTGGAGCCGGTCGGCGGCTTTCTGGGGGTGACCCTGGTGACGGTGTTCCACACCCTGCTGCCCCTGGCGATGGGATTCGCCGCCGGGGCCATGCTCTACGTCATCGCCTACGAAATCATTCCCGAAATGCACGCTAAGGAACGTTCCTCCATCGCCACCTTCGGCGTTCTGATCGGTTTCGCGGTCATGACGGTGCTGGAAAGCACCCTGGGCTGA